The following is a genomic window from Ethanoligenens harbinense YUAN-3.
CTCCCATAACACACCTTCTTCAGTTTTATCTTCTGTAGGAATTTCGAGGTCGTCAATGGAACAGACGTGTTTGCGAAAAAAAATTTTGTGGAAGTCTTTGCATTGATTAATGGTTACTCTGCAAAGCCAGGCCTTTTCATGTGCTGCATTTTCAAATGGCTCTTTATGCTGTAAAAGTTTCAGAAAAACATTCTGAAATATATCTTCGATATCCGCCTCGTTTTTCAGATACATCAAGCAGATTCTGCGGACCATATCGGAATATGTGTTGAGCGCTTTTACTACGATATCGTTGGTGCCGGACGATGTGTTTTCCATTTCGTCTGCTCCCTCCTTTTATAATACGATTATAATGGGAAAAAACTTTCAACAAATTTTAAATAGGAATCCGCAAAAACTCCGACTGATTTTACATCTGCCGGAGTTTTATCATTCAAGAACCATCACCGGCTGAAAACCGACAGTGCCTCAGCGGTATGAAGTCACATCCACGTTTGGCAGTCAAAGGAATCAAGGGCATTCGGACAGCCATGCACCAGGGGGACTTTGTGTGTCTGGAGGACATAGGGCAGGGACTTTCCCAAACGCTCGTTCATCAGATTTTAATCCGGAGATGATATGATACAATCGAAATCGTCGCATTGGTCTGCAAAAGGAAGTGTATGTATGCCGTCCTCTATCAATCGGGACATCAAGCGGGACATGCTGTGCAAAGTCCCGGAAGTTACGCTGTTTTTCTGGATCACCAAGATCCTGACCACCGGCATGGGAGAAGTCTTTTCGGATTATCTTGCCCACACGCTGGCACCGGTGAAAGCGGTTTGCCTGGGCGCACTGGGCCTGTTTGTCGCTTTGGTACTCCAGCTCGCTGTGAAAAAGTATATCGCCTGGGTGTACTGGCTGGCGGTCGTGATGGTCAGCGTGTTCGGCACCATGGCCGCCGACGTGCTGCACGTTGGATTCGGCGTGCCCTACGTGGTTTCTACGGCCGGTTTCCTGACCGCGTTGGCGATTGTTTTTATCCTTTGGTACCGATTTGAAAAGACGCTTTCCGTTCACAGCATCTTCACCCATCGGCGGGAATTTTTCTATTGGGCCGCCGTACTTGTGACGTTTGCGTTGGGCACGGCGGCCGGCGACCTGACCGCCACCACGCTGCATCTTGGCTATTTCATGTCTGGCGTGCTGTTTGCGGCAGTATTCGCTATTCCAGCCATTTGTGTGCGTTTCTTCGGCATGAACCGTATTTTTGCTTTCTGGTTCGCCTATATCTTTACCCGACCGCTCGGCGCGTCATTCGCCGACTGGATGGGTGTCTCCCGTGTGCGCGGAGGGCTGGAATGGGGTACCGGGCCGGTCAGCCTCGTGCTCACGATCCTGATCGTTACGCTGGTCGGTTACCTTTCTATTTCCAAACGGGATGTGGCCGTGGAACAGGCGACAGAATGAGCCTCTGGCGGCTCCGGTTCATTGCGGAAATACGATATGCACCGATGTGCCGTGCCCCGGCACACTCGCCATTTTGATCGTGCCATGATGCGCTTCCACAATGCCATGCACGATGGCAAGCCCCAGTCCGCTTCCCCCTTGTGCACGGGAGCGGGCTTTGTCAACTCGGTAAAAACGGTCGAACACATGCGGCAGGTCTTCCGGAGGAATACCGATGCCGGTGTCTCGTACCGTTAGAGAGACGCCGTCCGGTGATTGACACGCCTCGATGGAGACGCTGCCTTCTTCCGGCGTGTATTTAACGGCGTTGTCCGTCAGCGCGCGCAGCATTTGTTTGACAAGAGCACGATCCGCCGTCAGCATGATCGTACCCGGTATCCGGATATCCACAGAGCGCCCGAAAACAAACCGTGTTTCGTCCGCTACTTCCCGGAGGACAATTCGCAGATTGAAGCACTCCAACCGGAGCTGCATGTTTCCATCGCTGCTGCGCGCCAGAAAAAGCAAGCGTTCCACCAGCGCTTGCATGCCTTCGGTTTCGCTTTTGACGGACTCTACGGCTTCACGCAAAACGGCCGGGTCGTTTTTCCCCCAGCGTCCAATCAGATCCGTGTAGCCCTGGATGACGGCAATCGGTGTGCGCAATTCATGCGAGGCGTCCGAAACAAAGCGTTTCTGCCGTTCAAACGCACGTTGCAGCCGTTCGATCATGTGGTTGAACGTTTGCGCAAGGCGCGAAAGTTCATCGTCCGTTTCCTCAACCGTTACCCGTCTGGTCAAGTCGCTGCCGCTGATGGCCTGTGCCGCCGACGTAACGGCGTCGATAGGCCGCAGCGCACGCCGGCTGATAAACGCGCCCGCCGCCATGGAAAACAGGATACCCGCCGCATCCGCCCCCGCCATCATGAGCGAAAGCAATTTCAGAAAATGGTATTCCGCCCGCATGTTGTAGGTTACCTGCAAATAGCCGATCAACTGCCCATTCTGGATGACGCGTGCGTTTTCCAACAGAATGTGCTGGTCTTTGAGCTCCAGCACCTGTGTTTCACCAAAATGTCCATTCAGCGCCGGCAGGCCGGCAGGCGGCGTGCCTACGGAATGGACCGTTTGCCCCGTTGTGGATATGAACCGGATACCCGTCTCGAGGTAGTTCTCCGGTTCGGCGGTCAAGTCGTTATAGGCCTCATCCCATCCGCTTTTTTCCAAGTGTTCCAGCACGGCCTGTGTTGTGCCCTGCACCTGCACCCGGATCTGTCGAATGAGATAATAGCGCAAGCCGAAGAGAATGCCCGCGTTCAGCGCAATCAGTACGGCAGAAAACAGTACGGCGTAGATAAGCGTCAGCTTCCAGGACAAACGGCGCGGCCACAGTCTTCTAAGAATCGGTATTTTTTTTATCCAGTACATATCCCACTCCTCGAACTGTGTGAAGCAATTTGGGCTCGAACGCGTCGTCCATTTTACCGCGCAGATAGCGGATGTATACATCCACAATGTTTGCTTCGCCCTCATAGGTCTCGCCCCAGACATGATCCAGAATCTGCCCGCGCGTCAGGACGATACTGCGGTTGCGCATCATATATTCAAGCAGATCGAACTCACGTTTGGTAAGCTCGATTTCCGTATCATCGCGGCAGACGGTATGCTTGAACGGATCAAGGGTAAGATTCTGTACAACAAGCAGCGGCGTTTGCCCAGGCGAATCATTGCCGCGAAGAGCCGCGCGCATGCGCGCCAGAAGCTCTTCCATCTGGAATGGTTTTGTGATGTAGTCGTCGGCGCCGCTGTCCAGCCCTTCAACTTTATCGACCGTCTCTCCCTTGGCCGTCAGCATCAGGATCGGCACGGAAGAAAACAGACGTACGTTCCGGCATACTTCCACTCCGTCCATCCCCGGCAGCATACGGTCGAGCAGGATGAGATCGGGTTCCCAGAAACGAACGGAGCGTAACCCCTGCGTTCCGTCGCACTCGCAACGTGATTCATAGCCCGCGTGTTTCAGTTCCAACTCAAGCAGCCGTGCGAGACGTTTGTCATCCTCAACGACCAGCACTTTTGTTTGTCTCAAGCAGAGATCGCCTTCTTTCTATATCAAAATATAAAAACAGGATAATACCGGCAGATGAAAAATGGATGAGAGCCGTTCTTTTCTACAGCATAACGATAATCGGCGTAAAACGCAACTACCGGCTGTTGCACGCGTTTCATGTGATTTTAATCCGCCTCTGTTATGCTGGTCTGGCAAATGAATGGAGGAGGACTTGTTTTTGAATATCTTGCAGACCATCGTTCTGGCTATCATCCAGGGCATCTCGGAGCTGTTCCCGGTCAGCAGCGTTGCACATTCGGTCATCGCACCGTATGTGTTTGGCTGGAAACTGGACCCGACTTTTCTGAAGCAAAACTTTCTGGAGTTTGTCGTGATGATGCACCTTGGCACCACTGCCGCGCTGCTTGTTTATTTTCGGAAGGACTGGGCAGAGATCATACGGTCGATGTTTGTGCGAGGACAATCAAAAAAGACGCTGTTGCTGCTCGCCGCCGGCTCGGTGCCGGCTGCCGTACTGGGGTTGATTTTTGAAAAGAAGATCACCAGCGTGTTCAGCAATGTGACGGTTGCCGCCGCCTTTCTCATCGCCAACGGCGTGCTGCTGTTTCTCGGCGAGCGGCTGCGCCGGAAGGGGACCAAAACGATCGAAGACCTGACATGGAAGCAGGCGGGCGTGATCGGCCTGTTCCAGTCGCTTGCGCTTATTCCGGGGTTTTCACGCTCCGGTTCGAGCATGACGGCAGGATTTTGGGTGGGACTTTCGAATGAGGAATCCGCCAAGTTTTCCATGTTGCTGGCAGCACCGGCCATTCTGGGCGCGGGTTTGTTCGAAGTCCCCAAAATGGTGCGGGTGCATACGCCCGGCCTGTTGCAGTTATCGCTGGTCGGCGGCATCGTTGCGGGAGCTTTCGCGTTTCTCAGTGTGTTTTTGTTGATGAAGTGGTTTCACCGCAAAGAGATCAACACCATGGCACCGTTCTCCGTCTATTGTGCCGTTGTCGGCCTGCTGGTGCTCGGGTCGCGTTTCCTGTTTTGATCGGTTGCCCTTTTCGATCTTGCACGGTTCATGCGCACAAAAACAGCCTGCCCAAAGAAAGAGGGGCGGGCTGTTTTGCGGTTTGCTTCTGCCTGTTTTCATAGGTTGGATTGATATACACAGGGAATCAACTACTACGGAATAGAATAATTCCGATGTTTTTCAGTGCCGGTGACGTTGTGCCACACGGACACTGGAAAAATCTGCTCGGCTGAATTTGTAGACACAGAGCGCCAGAAACACCAGACCGATTGCAATAATGATGAAAAAGCCGAGAACCGGCGTGATGATGAACCCATGCACATTGAAGGCGACACCGAGCTTTACCAGCTTAGCGGTCGCTGTGCCGTCCAGCTTCAGGGTGATGTAACGGAAAATCGATGTGATGTAGGTCAGCGGGTTGAGGTAGATGACCGGTTTGAGGAAGGAGGGCATGACGGTTGTGGGAATATAGGCGCCGGAAAGGAAAGTGAACGGCATAACCACAATGGTAATCACGATTTGGAACGCCGAGGAATTGCGTGCGATGGTCGCCAGAAACAGCCCGATGGAGCCGAACGTGACGCCGGCCACCGCCATGACGCCGATCATGATAAGAAAATGCGCGGCGTCCAGATGCAGACCCATAAAAAGCCCCAGCACCGAGACCAGCAGCCCCTGCAATATGGCGATAACTGAGGAGGAAAGAATCTGCCCAATGGCAATCTCGACCCGGGAGATAGGCGCAACCATGATTTCTTTCATAAAGCCGCTTGCGATATCCGACAGAATGTCGTTGGAATTGTTCAGGCTTGCCTGAAACACGGTCATGATGATGACGCCGGAAATCAGATAATTCATCGGTTGTGTCAGCCCGTTTACGGCGGACTTCATCACGAATGAAAACACGAACAGAAAA
Proteins encoded in this region:
- a CDS encoding membrane protein; the encoded protein is MPSSINRDIKRDMLCKVPEVTLFFWITKILTTGMGEVFSDYLAHTLAPVKAVCLGALGLFVALVLQLAVKKYIAWVYWLAVVMVSVFGTMAADVLHVGFGVPYVVSTAGFLTALAIVFILWYRFEKTLSVHSIFTHRREFFYWAAVLVTFALGTAAGDLTATTLHLGYFMSGVLFAAVFAIPAICVRFFGMNRIFAFWFAYIFTRPLGASFADWMGVSRVRGGLEWGTGPVSLVLTILIVTLVGYLSISKRDVAVEQATE
- a CDS encoding ABC transporter permease — encoded protein: MSAIGAILSRNLLNFSRDKARLFGTLLMSLFFLFVFSFVMKSAVNGLTQPMNYLISGVIIMTVFQASLNNSNDILSDIASGFMKEIMVAPISRVEIAIGQILSSSVIAILQGLLVSVLGLFMGLHLDAAHFLIMIGVMAVAGVTFGSIGLFLATIARNSSAFQIVITIVVMPFTFLSGAYIPTTVMPSFLKPVIYLNPLTYITSIFRYITLKLDGTATAKLVKLGVAFNVHGFIITPVLGFFIIIAIGLVFLALCVYKFSRADFSSVRVAQRHRH
- a CDS encoding sensor histidine kinase; this encodes MYWIKKIPILRRLWPRRLSWKLTLIYAVLFSAVLIALNAGILFGLRYYLIRQIRVQVQGTTQAVLEHLEKSGWDEAYNDLTAEPENYLETGIRFISTTGQTVHSVGTPPAGLPALNGHFGETQVLELKDQHILLENARVIQNGQLIGYLQVTYNMRAEYHFLKLLSLMMAGADAAGILFSMAAGAFISRRALRPIDAVTSAAQAISGSDLTRRVTVEETDDELSRLAQTFNHMIERLQRAFERQKRFVSDASHELRTPIAVIQGYTDLIGRWGKNDPAVLREAVESVKSETEGMQALVERLLFLARSSDGNMQLRLECFNLRIVLREVADETRFVFGRSVDIRIPGTIMLTADRALVKQMLRALTDNAVKYTPEEGSVSIEACQSPDGVSLTVRDTGIGIPPEDLPHVFDRFYRVDKARSRAQGGSGLGLAIVHGIVEAHHGTIKMASVPGHGTSVHIVFPQ
- a CDS encoding RNA polymerase sigma factor; the encoded protein is MENTSSGTNDIVVKALNTYSDMVRRICLMYLKNEADIEDIFQNVFLKLLQHKEPFENAAHEKAWLCRVTINQCKDFHKIFFRKHVCSIDDLEIPTEDKTEEGVLWEVLLLPQKYRNAIYLYYYENYQISEIAKILGKKENTVHAHLRRAKAILKNRLRGFEDGNYF
- a CDS encoding undecaprenyl-diphosphate phosphatase; amino-acid sequence: MNILQTIVLAIIQGISELFPVSSVAHSVIAPYVFGWKLDPTFLKQNFLEFVVMMHLGTTAALLVYFRKDWAEIIRSMFVRGQSKKTLLLLAAGSVPAAVLGLIFEKKITSVFSNVTVAAAFLIANGVLLFLGERLRRKGTKTIEDLTWKQAGVIGLFQSLALIPGFSRSGSSMTAGFWVGLSNEESAKFSMLLAAPAILGAGLFEVPKMVRVHTPGLLQLSLVGGIVAGAFAFLSVFLLMKWFHRKEINTMAPFSVYCAVVGLLVLGSRFLF
- a CDS encoding response regulator transcription factor → MRQTKVLVVEDDKRLARLLELELKHAGYESRCECDGTQGLRSVRFWEPDLILLDRMLPGMDGVEVCRNVRLFSSVPILMLTAKGETVDKVEGLDSGADDYITKPFQMEELLARMRAALRGNDSPGQTPLLVVQNLTLDPFKHTVCRDDTEIELTKREFDLLEYMMRNRSIVLTRGQILDHVWGETYEGEANIVDVYIRYLRGKMDDAFEPKLLHTVRGVGYVLDKKNTDS